A portion of the Candidatus Poribacteria bacterium genome contains these proteins:
- a CDS encoding aldo/keto reductase: MEYVNFGSAGVQVSRLALGLGFRGQGDEADAQKVIEHTIDQGINLIDCANVYGTMDDRANIGRSEVILGKALKGKRNNVVITSKVASQIGDGPNDIGLSRYHIMREVEKSLTRLDTDHIDVYLVHMFDESTPLEETIRALDDLVRSGKVRYVGCCNYAAWQVCKGLWVADRYNATPYMCVQNQYNLLTRHLEGEMFALVRDQGLGVMVYSPLAVGLLSGIYSPDRPAPEGTLWATRLRDQFPSAMEGAASQVISTVIELAGELGVTPAQLALAWVLSHPEITVAITGGDTIEHLNDNIGAVGWTLDDSVRETLDTVSEPFRFTAG; encoded by the coding sequence ATGGAATATGTGAACTTTGGAAGCGCAGGCGTTCAAGTAAGTCGATTGGCACTCGGTTTAGGGTTCAGAGGACAGGGCGATGAAGCCGATGCACAGAAGGTCATCGAACACACAATTGATCAGGGGATTAACCTGATTGACTGCGCCAATGTATACGGGACAATGGATGATCGCGCCAACATCGGTCGCTCAGAAGTTATTCTGGGGAAAGCGCTGAAGGGCAAACGCAATAATGTTGTGATTACCTCAAAGGTTGCTAGCCAAATAGGCGATGGACCAAATGACATAGGGTTATCTAGATACCACATCATGCGCGAAGTCGAAAAATCGCTGACCCGCTTAGACACAGACCATATTGATGTCTACCTTGTCCATATGTTCGATGAATCCACTCCCCTTGAGGAGACTATTCGTGCATTAGATGACCTCGTTCGTTCGGGTAAAGTCCGCTACGTCGGATGTTGTAATTATGCGGCATGGCAGGTTTGCAAGGGCTTGTGGGTTGCGGATCGGTACAATGCAACGCCGTATATGTGCGTCCAGAATCAATACAATCTGCTGACTCGGCACCTTGAGGGCGAAATGTTCGCACTTGTGCGGGATCAAGGATTGGGAGTTATGGTATACAGTCCGTTGGCGGTAGGGCTTTTAAGCGGCATCTATTCACCGGACCGTCCTGCACCGGAAGGGACTCTCTGGGCAACACGGCTGCGGGATCAATTTCCATCGGCAATGGAAGGGGCTGCGAGTCAGGTTATATCGACCGTGATTGAACTTGCGGGCGAATTGGGAGTGACCCCTGCACAATTGGCACTTGCTTGGGTACTATCTCACCCGGAAATTACAGTCGCGATTACCGGTGGAGACACAATCGAGCACCTAAACGATAACATCGGTGCAGTCGGCTGGACACTCGACGATTCTGTGCGAGAGACACTGGACACTGTTTCAGAACCGTTCAGGTTCACGGCTGGGTAG
- a CDS encoding mandelate racemase/muconate lactonizing enzyme family protein, giving the protein MKITQIETIRVKAQPHNVWVHVHTDSGIVGLGETFYAPSVVQAAIHDFFGPLLIGRDPFEIERHWEAMFRLSDHAGYGGAEMRAISALDIALWDIKGQAVDLPVYELLGGAVRKRIRVYATSMPYEGAGETAKQLLDEGITAIKGGPTIPLAIASDGQFLSQKDLDRALKPIREIRDTVGLEMHIANDGHGKWALPVAIRIAQAMEPYDMMWQEDLMPLLNPEALLRLQESTKTPVCISERLLSRWQLRLFIENGSARIVMPDLIWTGGVSETHKVAILASAHQVPFAPHDATGPVNIFACSHICMSSANAMIQEHVPAFHKGWYNEFVDPNLDIRDGFLHAPQRPGIGTRLKPEVRDRSDAIVTVSDEPDQSTIDHWGPTPVRSEETEAEVQRLQEERLPQSIS; this is encoded by the coding sequence GTGAAGATTACACAGATCGAAACCATCCGTGTCAAAGCCCAGCCGCACAACGTCTGGGTCCATGTTCACACCGATTCCGGTATCGTCGGTTTGGGGGAGACCTTCTACGCCCCATCGGTCGTTCAAGCAGCGATTCACGACTTTTTTGGACCACTTCTCATTGGGCGTGATCCATTCGAGATTGAGCGTCATTGGGAAGCGATGTTCCGCCTGTCCGATCACGCCGGCTACGGCGGTGCGGAGATGCGGGCGATTTCGGCGCTCGACATCGCCCTCTGGGACATAAAGGGTCAAGCTGTTGACTTACCGGTCTATGAACTCCTCGGCGGTGCAGTCCGCAAACGCATCCGTGTCTACGCCACCTCAATGCCCTACGAGGGCGCGGGCGAGACAGCAAAACAGCTGCTTGACGAAGGCATCACCGCAATTAAAGGAGGACCTACTATCCCACTAGCGATTGCAAGCGACGGTCAGTTTCTCTCGCAAAAAGACCTTGACCGGGCGCTCAAGCCAATCCGCGAGATCCGGGATACGGTTGGCTTGGAAATGCATATTGCCAATGACGGCCACGGCAAGTGGGCACTGCCCGTAGCGATTCGGATCGCCCAGGCGATGGAACCGTACGACATGATGTGGCAGGAGGATCTAATGCCACTGCTCAACCCAGAAGCCCTCTTACGGCTCCAAGAATCTACGAAAACGCCAGTCTGTATTTCCGAGCGCCTCCTCAGTCGATGGCAGCTTCGGCTGTTCATTGAGAACGGCTCTGCCCGTATCGTTATGCCAGATTTAATCTGGACCGGCGGTGTTTCGGAGACGCACAAGGTTGCCATTCTTGCGTCGGCGCATCAGGTACCATTTGCCCCACACGACGCTACGGGACCTGTGAACATCTTCGCCTGTTCCCACATCTGTATGAGTTCTGCAAACGCTATGATACAGGAGCATGTGCCCGCTTTCCACAAAGGTTGGTATAACGAGTTCGTTGACCCCAATCTCGACATCCGTGATGGCTTCCTCCACGCCCCACAACGACCGGGAATCGGCACACGGCTAAAGCCCGAAGTCCGAGACAGATCGGATGCCATCGTGACCGTGAGCGACGAACCGGACCAGAGCACCATCGACCATTGGGGACCAACGCCGGTACGCAGCGAAGAGACAGAGGCTGAAGTTCAACGGCTGCAGGAAGAACGCCTCCCACAGTCTATATCATGA
- the aroB gene encoding 3-dehydroquinate synthase — MDSTKSKIEPIWTTIDEKTTYPIYIGTDIIPEFGTLFKEHLPRCSQALLVTNQTIEEVHAAKISQISESLANMGVDLIVEAIPEGERTKSYWGLGMLYDFFAEHQLDRQSVIIAMGGGVIGDLAGFAASTFLRGLPLVHIPTTLIAQADSSLGGKVAINLARVKNIVGGFYHPKMICIDASFLQTLNVRELRAGLAEVVKYAVIMDSELFNYLEANVENIIAKDPEVLEKIVRRCCEHKIAVVEEDPEERTDRRAILNYGHTIGHALESLYHKYLHGEAVSVGMVAASYLAVKTEILPPADAERQSELLSRIGLPTNALGVSIDPLLQPMLHDKKRRGNTLRFVLPTKIGDITIKDVPKNDLPDLLQYLVEKRVFSPSEDATATDEG, encoded by the coding sequence ATGGACTCAACGAAAAGTAAAATTGAACCTATCTGGACAACGATAGACGAAAAAACCACATATCCCATCTATATTGGAACCGATATTATTCCCGAATTTGGAACTCTCTTTAAGGAACATCTGCCACGTTGCTCCCAAGCGTTATTGGTAACCAATCAAACCATTGAAGAGGTTCACGCCGCTAAAATCTCCCAAATTTCTGAGAGCCTCGCAAATATGGGAGTAGATCTGATCGTCGAAGCGATCCCAGAAGGGGAAAGAACCAAATCGTATTGGGGCCTTGGAATGTTGTACGATTTCTTCGCGGAGCATCAGTTGGATAGGCAATCCGTGATTATTGCAATGGGTGGAGGCGTCATTGGCGATTTGGCTGGATTTGCTGCGAGTACGTTTCTGCGCGGGCTTCCATTGGTTCATATTCCCACCACGCTCATCGCTCAAGCGGATAGTAGCCTTGGCGGGAAGGTTGCCATCAATCTGGCTAGGGTTAAAAATATAGTCGGCGGATTTTATCATCCAAAAATGATTTGCATTGATGCTAGCTTTCTGCAAACACTGAACGTGCGGGAGTTAAGAGCGGGTCTTGCGGAGGTGGTTAAGTACGCTGTAATTATGGACAGTGAGCTATTTAATTATTTAGAGGCTAACGTTGAGAACATAATTGCGAAAGATCCCGAGGTTTTAGAAAAGATTGTCAGAAGGTGTTGTGAACACAAAATTGCGGTTGTGGAGGAAGATCCGGAGGAGAGAACAGATCGTCGGGCGATTCTAAATTATGGGCATACGATTGGACATGCCTTGGAATCACTTTATCACAAATATTTGCATGGAGAAGCGGTTTCCGTGGGTATGGTTGCTGCCTCATATCTTGCAGTCAAAACGGAAATTCTCCCTCCCGCAGATGCCGAGAGACAATCAGAGTTATTATCCAGAATTGGCTTGCCGACTAATGCGTTAGGGGTTTCGATAGATCCGCTGCTTCAACCGATGTTGCATGATAAAAAGCGGCGGGGTAACACTTTACGATTTGTGCTGCCGACGAAAATTGGGGATATAACCATAAAGGACGTCCCCAAAAACGATCTCCCCGATTTACTTCAATACTTGGTAGAAAAGAGGGTCTTTAGTCCATCGGAAGATGCTACCGCTACCGATGAAGGATAG